Proteins encoded by one window of Desulfomonilia bacterium:
- a CDS encoding Xaa-Pro peptidase family protein, with translation MKGARFEPIGFYKDSLLKTMNEKGIDAVLLTTPENVMYTTGYPCLPGSGNPILFALRNQLPFLSFIEPDGRVTLGCWIGAVLGDVEFGCDHIEVWADRAGAHSTLNNFFSSKNLSGKTLGIESGMPVYLKDLIVQTASDVRFIYVDDVMDSLRLIKSVYELDMIIKSTQIAEKAMQELIAEVVRPGITRPELIQEAKWRMIKNGATGIGHVTISFGTSNPEVSINETLGEGQLVAIDLGASYYGYLSDIRRHAFTGDVPEELRALNKKMNAIVDEVGRSLVPGTTSGQIYEMAVKIYEREGMIPLIVTAGHSIGLMTEESWLYGGSDFELNPDMVINIELYYNYAEGVEIGDEETYIITETVPHKITTLPADIISVR, from the coding sequence GTGAAAGGCGCAAGATTCGAGCCGATAGGATTTTACAAGGACTCCCTGCTGAAAACGATGAATGAAAAGGGAATCGACGCTGTTCTGCTGACTACTCCTGAAAATGTTATGTACACGACAGGATATCCGTGTCTGCCCGGAAGCGGTAATCCCATTTTGTTTGCGCTTCGAAACCAGTTACCGTTCCTTTCTTTCATTGAACCTGACGGCAGAGTAACGCTCGGCTGCTGGATAGGTGCGGTGCTGGGCGATGTTGAGTTCGGATGCGATCATATCGAGGTCTGGGCCGACAGGGCCGGCGCCCATTCAACCCTTAATAATTTTTTTTCCTCAAAAAACCTTTCAGGAAAGACTCTCGGCATCGAGTCAGGGATGCCTGTTTATCTGAAGGACTTGATTGTTCAAACAGCATCAGACGTTAGGTTCATATATGTCGATGATGTCATGGATTCACTCAGACTGATAAAATCGGTCTATGAACTTGATATGATTATAAAATCGACCCAGATAGCGGAAAAGGCCATGCAGGAACTGATTGCTGAAGTTGTCAGGCCGGGCATAACAAGGCCTGAACTAATTCAGGAAGCCAAATGGCGCATGATCAAAAACGGGGCGACAGGCATCGGCCATGTCACGATTTCATTCGGCACATCGAATCCGGAAGTGTCCATAAATGAAACTCTCGGAGAAGGTCAGCTGGTGGCCATTGACCTTGGTGCAAGCTATTACGGCTATCTCTCTGATATAAGGAGGCATGCCTTTACAGGAGATGTGCCCGAAGAACTGAGAGCGCTAAATAAAAAAATGAACGCTATCGTGGATGAGGTAGGCAGATCCCTTGTCCCCGGAACAACGTCCGGACAAATCTATGAAATGGCCGTCAAAATCTATGAGCGTGAAGGCATGATTCCGCTAATCGTCACAGCGGGGCATTCTATAGGCCTTATGACCGAAGAGTCCTGGCTCTATGGAGGAAGCGATTTTGAATTGAATCCCGATATGGTGATCAATATCGAGCTGTATTACAATTATGCCGAAGGGGTGGAAATCGGAGATGAAGAAACTTATATCATAACGGAAACAGTACCTCATAAGATAACAACTCTTCCGGCAGATATAATCAGTGTACGATAG